A genomic region of Pseudopipra pipra isolate bDixPip1 chromosome W, bDixPip1.hap1, whole genome shotgun sequence contains the following coding sequences:
- the LOC135406079 gene encoding LOW QUALITY PROTEIN: kelch-like protein 10 (The sequence of the model RefSeq protein was modified relative to this genomic sequence to represent the inferred CDS: inserted 2 bases in 1 codon), whose translation MERETRERNCCISNELRLEERPCDVIIAVDGVEFKAHKQILSCCSVYFGILFTNWDKMVYQIPGVSAEMMGLIIDYAYTGTVPITEDNVESLLAAADQFNVMGIINLCCEFLHSRLCFENCIGIWRLTSYYYCPDLRAAACAYILHHFEEVSQVSEEFLALSAEELAHIIEKDELNVRREEAMLEAVLRWIAHDPQNRRQYIACLLDKVRLALLQSXNNVEAHEYMKDSAECKDLIIRALSEIYDLFIDY comes from the exons atggagagggagacGAGAGAAAGGAATTGCTGCATCTCCAACGAGCTCCGCCTTGAAGAGAGACCCTGTGATGTCATCATAGCAGTTGATGGAGTGGAATTCAAAGCGCACAAGCAAATCCTCTCCTGTTGCAGTGTCTACTTCGG gaTACTGTTTACCAACTGGGACAAGATGGTCTATCAAATCCCTGGTGTTTCAGCTGAAATGATGGGTCTCATCATCGATTACGCCTACACTGGGACAGTACCGATCACGGAGGACAACGTTGAGAgtttgctggctgcagcagacCAGTTCAACGTCATGGGCATCATCAACCTGTGCTGCGAGTTCCTCCATTCCAGGCTCTGCTTTGAGAACTGCATTGGCATCTGGAGATTAACTAGCTATTACTACTGCCCTGACCTGCGCGCAGCCGCCTGCGCTTACATCTTGCATCACTTCGaggaggtgtcccaggtgtccgAGGAGTTCCTAGCCCTCTCTGCTGAGGAGCTGGCACATATCATCGAGAAGGATGAGCTCAACGTGAGGCGAGAAGAAGCCATGCTCGAGGCTGTGCTGAGGTGGATCGCTCACGACCCGCAGAACAGGAGGCAGTACATCGCCTGCTTGCTGGACAAG GTTCGACTGGCACTCCTACAGTC GAACAACGTCGAAGCTCACGAGTACATGAAGGACAGTGCTGAGTGCAA